The Polyangium mundeleinium genome contains the following window.
GCTCTCCGTGATGTACCCGGGGTTGTCCTCGTTCCCTACGCACGTGGTGGCAGCGCGGCAGATGGACGGGGGGTTCGGCGGGATGCTGTCGGTGCGGATCCGGGGCGGCGAGGAGGCGGCGGTGCGGGTCGCGTCGCGCGTGTCGCTCTGGAAACGCGCGACGTCGCTCGGCGGCGTGGAGAGCCTCATCGAACATCGATCGAGCGTGGAAGGACCGGACTCGCCGGTGCCGCGGGATCTGCTCAGGCTCTCGGTGGGGATCGAGGCGGCCGCGGATCTGATCGCGGATCTCGATCAAGCGCTCGCGCTCTAGCAGCCGGCTAGCGCGGTTCTTGTCGAAAAACGTCTCTCGGTGCATCCTCGCGCGCCGATGGAGACGATTCCCTCCTGGATCCTCGCCCGCTTTCGTGACCTCGATCAAAGGCCCCACGCGCCCCACGGCGGGGGCCTCATCAACCGCACGTTCCTCGTCGAGGGGCGCGCGGGGAAGGTCATCGTGCAGCGGCTGCACCCCGTGTTCGCGGGGGTGGTGAACGAGGACATCGACGCTGTGACGGCGCACCTCGCGGCCAAGGGCCTGATGACGCCGCGGCCTCTGCGCACCGATGACGGCGCGTTATGGGTCGACGACGAGGAGGGGCGGGCCTGGCGCGCGCTCTCGTACGTGGAAGGGCAGAGCCACGACCGCGTGCCGAGCCTGAGCTTCGCGCGCGAGGCGGGCCGCATGGTGGCGCGGTTTCACGCGGCCGTTGCCGATCTCGCATACGACTACCGGCATGTGCGGGCTGGGGTGCACGACACGAAAAAACACCTCGCCACGCTGGAAGCGGCGCTCGATGCGCACACGGGGCATCGGCTGTTCGGCGAGGTCGAGCCGCTCGCGCGGCGGCTGCTCGCCGAGGCCGCGCGGCTGCCGGATCTCGAGCGGCTCCCGCTTCGGCACGTGCATGGAGATCTCAAAATATCGAATCTCTTGTTCCAGGGTGAACAGGCGGTGTGTCTCGTGGATCTGGACACACTCGGCCGGATGATCTGGCCCTTCGAGATGGGGGACGCGCTCCGCTCGTGGTGCAATCCGGCGGGCGAGGACGTGGCGCACGTGGCGATCGACGCGGGCACGTTTGGCGCGGCGCTCGCGGGGTATGGCGAGGTCGCGCGGGGGGCGGGGCTCGTGTCGGCGGAGGAGGCGGGGGCGATCGTGGATGGGCTCGCGACGATATGCCTGGAGCTCTCGGCGCGGTTTCTCGCGGATGCGCTGCGCGAGGCGTACTTCGGCTTCGACGCGCGGCGATTCCCGGCCCGGGGCGAGCATAACCTGGTGCGCGGCCGCGGACAACTCGCGCTCTTCGACAGCGTACAAGCACGACGCACGGAGCTCGAGCACGTCGCGCGCGCGGCGCTGGACTGAGCTGAGACACCGGCCGGGTTCGTCCCGCTGGGAGTTTTTGACCAGACGAAGAACTCTGCTCTTGCCGCGGAGGCGGATTCATGATCGTTTTCCCCCCAGTATTTGATGGTCCATCGTGGGCGCGTGGAGGAGAGGATGATCAAGCGCGGGTTCTTCGGGGTGATGTGTATCGGCGCGCTGCTCGGAGGGACGAGCAGCGCCCACGCCGTGCCCATCACGCAAAACACCGATCCCCACACGACCGGCCTTGGGATCTCGACCGCATGTGGCGACGGCCTGAGCACGTCCCAAAGCTCCTATTATCGCGTGTTCGATCTGTACGGCCTCGGCATTCCCGCGAGCGGGATCCGCAGCGTGCAGTTCGGCGTCGACGCGCTGTTCAACGGCCCGCTGGTGCTCCGCGTCAGGTTCTACACGCTCGCCTCGACGCTCGAGGTGGCGAATCTCGTCCCGATCGGGGAGCCCGCCTTCGTGATGGTCCCGTCGCAGCAGGGGACGCTGGTGACCGTCCCCCTCGACCCGAACGTCTCCTTCGATACGCAGGATCCGATCGTCGTCGAGATCTTCGTGCCGAATGGCCAGGCGACCGGCACCGCCTTTTACATCGGCTCGAACGCGGCCGGCCAATCGGCGCCGGGTTACGTCCGCGCGCCCGACTGTGTCGGCATGGAGGAGATCACGGATCTCGCGGCGCTCGGCAATACGAACATGCACATCGTCATGACGCTCGACGTCGGCGCCTGCGGCGACGGCACGGTCGAGACCGCGGCCGGCGAGGTCTGCGACGACCACAATACGGTGAGCGGCGACGGCTGCGACGCGAACTGCAAGCCGACGGGCTGCGGCAACGGCGTGAAGACCGGCGCCGAGTTGTGCGACGACGGCAATACGGTGAGCGGCGACGGCTGCGACGCGAACTGCAAGCCGACGGGCTGCGGCAACGGCGTCCTTACGAACGGCGAGGCGTGCGACGACGGCAATACGGTGAGCGGCGACGGCTGCGACGCGA
Protein-coding sequences here:
- a CDS encoding phosphotransferase enzyme family protein, with translation METIPSWILARFRDLDQRPHAPHGGGLINRTFLVEGRAGKVIVQRLHPVFAGVVNEDIDAVTAHLAAKGLMTPRPLRTDDGALWVDDEEGRAWRALSYVEGQSHDRVPSLSFAREAGRMVARFHAAVADLAYDYRHVRAGVHDTKKHLATLEAALDAHTGHRLFGEVEPLARRLLAEAARLPDLERLPLRHVHGDLKISNLLFQGEQAVCLVDLDTLGRMIWPFEMGDALRSWCNPAGEDVAHVAIDAGTFGAALAGYGEVARGAGLVSAEEAGAIVDGLATICLELSARFLADALREAYFGFDARRFPARGEHNLVRGRGQLALFDSVQARRTELEHVARAALD